A genomic region of Venturia canescens isolate UGA chromosome 7, ASM1945775v1, whole genome shotgun sequence contains the following coding sequences:
- the Crk gene encoding adapter molecule Crk has translation MAATFDEYDKNSWYFGAMSRQDASDLLMGEKEGGVFLVRDSTSIHGDFVLCVREDSKVSHYIINKIQHADQIRYRIGDQTFADIPRLLAFYKLHYLDTTPLIRPAPKKIHKVIAKYDFEGNDPDDLPFRKGEILTVVTRDEEQWWTAKNSLGQMGLVPVPYVQKYEDEAQPNIDNSSRQDSGIGGSLGSSSNTSSTQLSSQIGSDTPPAATTRRSNIQRTLPAFAKVKQARVPNAYDKTALKLEVGDIIKVTKTNINGQWEGELHGKVGHFPFTHVEFVDNETGEENQDM, from the exons ATGGCAGCTACGTTCGATGAGTATGATAAAAACAG CTGGTACTTTGGTGCAATGTCCCGACAAGATGCCTCAGATTTGCTCATGGGAGAGAAAGAAGGTGGTGTCTTTTTAGTGCGAGACAGTACATCGATTCACGGTGATTTTGTATTATGCGTCAGAGAGGACAGCAAAGTTAGCCattatattataaataaaattcagcACGCTGACCAAATAAGATATCGCATAGGAGACCAAACATTTGCAGACATACCGAGGCTTTTGGCTTTTTACAAACTCCACTATTTGGATACAACGCCATTGATAAGGCCTGcgccgaaaaaaattcacaaagtcATAGCAAAATATGATTTTGAAGGGAACGATCCGGATGATTTGCCATTCAGAAAAG GAGAAATATTGACTGTGGTAACGAGGGACGAGGAGCAATGGTGGACGGCAAAAAATAGTCTTGGCCAAATGGGTTTGGTGCCAGTACCATATGTGCAAAAGTACGAAGACGAGGCTCAACCAAACATAGATAACAGCTCTCGGCAGGATTCTGGAATTGGCGGGAGTTTGGGTTCTAGCTCAAATACAAGTTCGACCCAACTATCGTCGCAGATAGGATCAGATACACCACCAGCAGCGACGACTCGTCGTTCCAATATTCAACGAACATTACCGGCATTCGCCAAAGTTAAGCAAGCTCGTGTACCGAACGCTTATGACAAAACCGCGCTAAAGCTCGAAGTTGGGGACATAATAAAGGTTACTAAAACTAACATCAATGGACAATGGGAGGGAGAGCTGCATGGCAAAGTTGGTCACTTTCCATTCACCCACGTTGAGTTCGTTGACAACGAGACGGGCGAGGAAAATCAAGATATGTGA